ACAACAAGCACAAGCACAAGTACCcttttcttcatttatatattatgtgCGCATGATCATGAACCAACTTTTGAGAACCAATTAATTCAATATCATGACAAAACCAGGCTGCACAGCACCCTCTGCTTCTTGCattaaaaacacaacaatagctTGGTGCTTCTCTCACTAATAATCACACCCTTCACTCTTCCCTTATGTTATATTCTTaattaaatgagaaataaaaaaatgtaaataaaaattatataaaaaaaatatacaaaaagaaaagctaTCAGAATCTTGATGTCTCAAGACAGCTCTGACTTCTTGATGTGTAGAAAAGCAGTTGTTCTTCAGCTTGAACTTTCCCACATGACAACACTCCTCCTCCTGAGttactgctacagtgcttgttGCACGCCAAACCCTCCTCccttccttctccttcttccacgTGGCACTCCCTGTCTACCTCAACGGTGAACATCGAGTACACCGGCCGGTGATCTGAGAAACGCGTTTCCCCTCTCACATACCACATCTGTTTCATTCCCTTCCCTCTCCACAGTATTCTATCACACCTTAAATTACAAAACACAcataattaaagatatatatatatatatatatatataaaactaataaaacaaTCACATGGGGTGGGTGGAAGAGCAACAGAGAGTGATCATGGACTGGATCCCTTAAAACAATTAGTATAATATCCCATgcatgttcatatatatatcctactcaacatatataataataagttaataacaccataaaatatatgcacatatatatctTATGATCATTGTTCATTGTAGGGTTGTCTTACCAAGCAGGGTTACGCCGTTTCTCTTTAGACTTTGCAGCATTTGCAACATAGTTATCAGAGTTTGCCAAGTATTTGTAAGTTGGTGGAAAATATATCTTCCCTTCTTTCCATCCTCTGAACACTCTCCCTGCCTTTTGTTCTATTCTAAGCTGAAAAACAAACATCATTATGTTAATAACTCAAACTCTAACTaattaataactatttaatGCTCACTTgatccttctccaagagtgcTTGCCAGTCATTCTTTTGAAGAAGCTCATGGGTGTCATTCAAGCTTGTTGTTAGACGGTAGTTAAGATCCCCAAGCCATATAACTTTACTGTAAAGTTTGAAGATTGAGTTTTAGAGCTTTtctttgtaataataataataataataataataataataataataataactattattattattaatgatgatgaatttaattaattaactcactCACTTGTGTTCTAAGATGGTGTCTGGGGATTGAGAACGTCTCCTTGATTGTGGGAACTTTGTTCTTTTTAAGATCTCCGACACGTCGGAGTTCCGCCGGAGCTCATCGCCGTCCTTCTCTCCGGACGCCAAGTGAGTGCAAACAAAGCAAAACGTGGTTCCATGCAGCGTCATACTTATTGAGATCGCTcccttaaaataaataaataaataaaattttaaaaaataagtgtgGGGTCATTTTGGGAAGATTCATGCACGCAAGACTTTTGGAGGGCAAGGAAAATGTTCCCAAAAAACACACACCTTGTTTCCCATGTATCCCATAATGCCCCTACCGACCCGAGACACTCGGAGCTCCCGCACGTGCGGCACGAGACCCGACCGGACCCACACGCACATGAACACGCCGACCATTTGCTTGCTTGCCGCCAAAACAAACTCGAGATTCGCACTCTCGTTCTCATCAAAGAAATCTCGTCCGTTGATTTCCCACTCCATAAACTCAGTGGCATTCCCGCAATTAACTGCAAGACCAGCACCACTTTTTCTAGAGTTCAACGCTTGCCCAATCAGAGACACCCACGTGGCAGCCGGTCCTTTGTCCTCAGCCCCAAGAACATTCCCTGCGTTCAAAGGAACTATCTCCTGAAACCTGTCCAGTTCCACAATTACATTAATACCCTTCACTCAATCATAAccacaaattaatataaaaaccataattaattaattaattaattaaattaaaagtataGTTACCCTAGCACGTAGATGTCGGCTGGATAACACGTGCGATCGAACCATTCCCGAAGATCAAGACTTGAGTTTGGGGCTCTCCCACCCACGTTCCAAGTCCCCACAAACATCCTATAAAATTTactcaataataattattaattattattttttaaaaaataataattaatataattaatcatttaattatatatataatataataccgGAGGTTGTCATGTGGAGGAGATGATGAGACAGTTAACGGGTCGGGTCCGAATCGTGGCGGATTAAGATCCGGTAACCACTGATTAtaattttctgaaaaaaaaatgagagaaatttttgaagagtTTTGTTTTTCCCAAAATGACCCGGAGGAGAAGATGAGAGGAGTACCTTGGAGATCGGGTAATAGAGTCTTTGTCAGAGCAGCTCTTTCTCCGAACTTGAGCTTGTGCTGCAGTGGAAATAgctttattaatttcataaattaacttaatttttatttaatttgattagtGGTATTAAtgagagatgatgatgattagtGATTAATACTTACTGTTGATGTTGGAATGGGAATGGAAATCATTGGGCTTGTTCTTCATGTTGAGCCATTTCTTGACAACACTCTTTGGCCATGAATACTGTGGAAAGTAATTATAAGATAGATAATAAAGAAATGGTTAGAAATATGGATTAATTCTAACTAAGTGTGATTATTTTaagagttaattaattaatatgattGTATTTTACCTTTGGATTTGAAGCAGAGTTGGTTCTCATGattggaagagaagaagagaagttgCTGAAGAAAACAAGAGTAAATATTAAACTTAATTCATTGAAtgaaatatgtaaaaataatagCTAATAAACATACATCTAaagaacaatataaatatatatacatatatgaaaataaaaaattcaaataaaagtaATTGGAGTGAAGATGGGTTTACCTTTGAGAAAATCttagagaaagagaaagggaGAGGGATAAATGGAAAGCATAAGAAAGGACCATGGTTGGGACTTGGGAGTTTatataagaagaagatgatgaagagaaaGGAAATAGTTTGCATGGACGCCCTTGACAAACTTTAgaattattttactaattttaaaaaaataatccttgaTTGATTCTAATTTTTTCCTttcatataaaacaaatttgccaattatattttaatattgaataattaaaattttatttatttgttatactGAGTagttgtttttgaattttgaccaataaaaaaatttggtattatatatattaaaggggTTGACGTGATGATGTCtataattttacttttaaaaatttgggtGAAATCACGAGTGTGatataataaagagaaattgaataaattaGTATAAAACTTACGCGTTTTATTATGCATAAAtctcatttattaatttataaaaattaatcatgaaaATGACTATTAGATTATAATTAACTTTCCCAATAAAATCAAcctttcaattaaaaactcTTTACATAATGTATTTCAAACATTAATACACTCCCAAATCAATGTCGGTactttcatatattatatatatttaagttattcaATCACTATCTTTCAAGTCAATTACTTGATTACAACATTCTACTAGTCAATTGAATTATTACATGTCTTTATTATAAATGAGCTCACCTGACTTCAATTAGTTAAAAGTTAGCTCTTCAAAGTTTCAAACCATACttaatatattagttaattatatatatatatagatatatagatataccaTCTTGATCTActtcatttataatattattataatatacatatattaccaaagagacattaatataaatcCACAGGACGCTATATATGATATAGATATATGTACATGTATTGTTCATTGTAGTAAATTATAAGGTCAATATCATAGTAGTTAATTTTTGACTTAATGATCTCCCACTTGTGTGTTTCAAATGTATTTACTgacttattaatatatatgtgtgaCTAATGACATCTTGATGACACTTTGACAATGAGAGATGGacccattaattaattaagtcttAATTTATTAGTGCATGAACGGGTTTTCATtaattagaataattttttttatagtttcaaCGATTCTCcttctaatttaataaataattttatattattttgtatctaatttatagttttatatatgataaaaatatttaattcatagtaaaaaaaattattatgctGAGTAATTTTACAGTCGTACAACAAAATTCTTCGAATGGAACTCTTCGTTTCATCACTCTAAAATCTCATACACTACAATCTATATAAATAACAGAATATAATcctttatttataacaatatgATGTCTgattaattacataaaaaattcttataatcAGTCAATTGTTTATAACGTTTTATGATTTTGCTTATAACaaatattctaaatttttttatttattacaaaatgaTGTAATGCATTGAAGAGGATGTCCATTATATGCATTTCATTGACCATCTTCAGTATTATaaactttattaattcaaaGTGGCCATTCACCCAAATTCCACTTTGCTCACCCAATTCCACTTTGCTAAGTAACAATATTAAAATTGGTTCCAAAGTAAAACCCACATTAATCTCattaaggttttatttttattttttatttttttatgcaaatctCTTTGCATGCACTAAACGTGGACAAGTGTTAATTCCACTTAATGagttctagttttcatccacAATAATCACATTCCTAATTCATCCCCTCCCATAGCTAacatcacaaaaaaacataattaaggCCTCTAAACCAATCCTAATTAAGTTATTAATATTGGATCAGTGGGGTGGTCTCATTCCATCTGTTCCTTTGGCCTttctcttgatttcttttcattctttatccTTTATACTCCTTTTGTTTCAAATCATTCTTTATAATAATGGAAGCAATAATGCATTACTTAATGACATGCTAGGGAGTTAATCTTATTAATTTAGATTAGTGTTCTATTTAAGCTTCATACTTTGCTTAATATGTCACGTGATTACTCTATTTCCcttcattgatttttataaataaaatgaataaaaataaataaatataggtaTTATATTAGTTAGCACATCACCATctaattaatcatataaatCATCATTAACACTAATCCTAATATCTTGGAATGGCATGCAACAtttataagataataatatgatGCATAACTACGACAAAAAAGATCTAATAAATAATGTTCTTCTTGCCTTGATGTCCATGAAATTATTTAGCCAAGGAATAATCTTCATGTAAGCTTCTTGTAATCTTCGAGGAATATATTCCATGAAGATTGTGAACTTAATTAAGTAACTAATCAAAAGTATTAATTAAAGAAGAGATTAAGGTGTAATTGCTTGCCTAAGGCATGACGTACGTTAACTTAGAAATGCTAGTTCAACTGGAGACACAAGAGATTTCAAAGagagataaagaaataattagaaaaaacaaatcatagtGATTATATATTAATCATTGACTAATCTTAAATTAATGTGCAAATTAATCATATGTGTTTTCATAagctaataatattattttaactcTATTTTCAACGTAAGCAAAGGAAAGGTAACAcaaatatttgaagaaaaactATTTTGACAATCATGGAGtttgaaaatgaattaattaatgaaagattAGTGGGAACttactaatta
The DNA window shown above is from Dioscorea cayenensis subsp. rotundata cultivar TDr96_F1 chromosome 12, TDr96_F1_v2_PseudoChromosome.rev07_lg8_w22 25.fasta, whole genome shotgun sequence and carries:
- the LOC120273853 gene encoding LOW QUALITY PROTEIN: type I inositol polyphosphate 5-phosphatase 8-like (The sequence of the model RefSeq protein was modified relative to this genomic sequence to represent the inferred CDS: deleted 2 bases in 1 codon), whose translation is MISIPIPTSTHKLKFGERAALTKTLLPDLQENYNQWLPDLNPPRFGPDPLTVSSSPPHDNLRMFVGTWNVGGRAPNSSLDLREWFDRTCYPADIYVLGFQEIVPLNAGNVLGAEDKGPAATWVSLIGQALNSRKSGAGLAVNCGNATEFMEWEINGRDFFDENESANLEFVLAASKQMVGVFMCVWVRSGLVPHVRELRVSRVGRGIMGYMGNKGAISISMTLHGTTFCFVCTHLASGEKDGDELRRNSDVSEILKRTKFPQSRRRSQSPDTILEHNKVIWLGDLNYRLTTSLNDTHELLQKNDWQALLEKDQLRIEQKAGRVFRGWKEGKIYFPPTYKYLANSDNYVANAAKSKEKRRNPAWCDRILWRGKGMKQMWYVRGETRFSDHRPVYSMFTVEVDGVPRGRRRRKGGGFGVQQAL